The sequence AGGATTGATTCTTCCCTTCCTAGGCAATACCGCACCTGAAAATTTACCAGCAGTTGATAGCCTTGTTTCTAATGCCGAAGTTAGAGAAGAAAACGCAGAAGTTGGAATTGCTCAGTTAGAATCCCCCAGCCAGCGTCAAGCAGGTACTCCATTTATTCCCTTAACTCGAATTACCGCCGCTCCCGGTACCGGAATAGAAGGAAAACCCCGGCAGCAGGTGAATCTAATTACTTCTTTTATTGATGGTTCCCAGGTATATGGCTCCGAAAAAGACCGAGCAGATTTTTTAAGAGCTAATAGTAGTGGGGAGTTAAAAAGCCAGAATATCAATGGTGAGGAACTACTACCGTTTAATACAGCTAATCCTCCCTTCCCTAATGGAAATCCGTTAGGATTGCCACAAGAAGAATTGTTTATAGCTGGCGATCCAAGGGCTAACGAACAAGTTGGATTAACTGCCGCTCATACCTTATTTGTTAGAGAACATAATTCTATAGCTGAAGATATAGCTCGTAGAATCGCAGCTGGAGACTCTGACATTTTAAATTTGTTAGAGCATTCGGGATTATCGAAAAACGATTTTATCTATGAATCGGCTCGTAAAGTAATCGGCGCTCAAATTCAGCAAATTACTTATAACGATTATCTGCCACTGTTAATTGGTAAGAATTTAGTCGAAAATTATTCTGGCTACAAGCCAAATGTTGACCCTAGAATTAGTCAAGAATTTGCCAACGTCAGTTTTCGTTTGGGACATTCTCAACTTTCTCCAGAATTGCGCCGCGTTAATCCCGACGGTACTTCCGCCGGAACTATTCCGTTAGGAGAAGCCTTTTTTACGCCAGACAAAATTATTAATAACGGTGCCGATTCTCTGCTGGCTGGTTTAACTACCCAACAATCCCAAGCAGTTGATAACTTGGTAGTAGATGGCGTGCGAAACTTCTTGTTTGGAGTTGGTACCGATGCTCCGGCAACCGGAGGATTTGATTTAGCAGCAGTGAATATTCAAAGGGGGAGAGATGTAGGTCTTCCGAGCTATAACGATGCTCGTAGGGCATTGGGATTGCGACCTGCGACAGCTTTTTTAACAACCGATAGACGGCAAGGGATTACATCAGATCCAGAAGTTGCAGCTAGATTTGCATCAATTTATGATTCTGTAGAACAAGTTGATTTTTGGATTGGTGGAATATCCGAAGACCCCGTAAATGGTGGTTTAGTTGGCGAACTATTTAGTAAAGTTCTGATCGACCAATTTACTAGACTTAGAGACGGCGATCGCTTCTTTTATTTGAATCAACTTGAGGATTTATTAGTTCTCGATCCAGATTTACAAACCACGACGCTCTCGGACATTATTAGTCGCAATACAGACCCGGATTACATAATTCAAGAAAACGCTTTTATCGTTCCTAACCTTAGTATTGATGACGCAAATAGTTCCAAGGAAGGATTGTTAGAGTTTGTAGTTAACTTATCAGATGTCAGCAGTTCTATTGTGACGGTAGACTTTGAAACTATTGACGGTACCGCTACAAAGGGAGAAGATTACGCTGAAAGTAAAGGTACTTTAACTTTTAATCCCGGTGAAACCAGTAAAACAATCACCGTAAATCTTCTGAATAGTTCTGTATTAGAAGATAACGAAACCGTTTTAGTTAAGATAGATAATGCTAGCAACCAGAATATCGAAGATAACTTAGCTGTATCCAAACCGATTGTAAATCGTGAAATTAAGGGTACTGACTTTAACGATTATTTAAAGGGTACTTTTGGTAACGATTTAATTGAAGGTTTGAGCGGTAACGACAAAATTTTCGGTAGATTTGGCAACGATTATCTCGATGGCGGAGAAGGTGACGATAAAATCAACGGTGATTCCAATTTTGGTAGAAGAAGCCAGCTAAATCGCAAGAGTTTTTCTACCGAGTTAAGTAACAATGACATCCGTCAAAATCGCTTTAGCCGATTGGATAGCAATGATACTCAACTTGGTGGAAATGGTAACGATACCCTTAACGGCGGCTTCGGTAAAGACACTCAACTCGGTGGAGACGGTAACGATGTTCTGAATGGGGATTTTAAGTTTGGTGGATTTAGTAGAAATAGTTATCGTCAAAATAGACAAATTGAATCAAACAACCTCTCAAATTTAGTTAGCAAACCTAAAAATATTGAATTTGGTTCTGGTTTTCTTAATAGCGATGATGTCCAAATTGGCGGAAACGGCAATGATACCCTTAACGGTGGCTTCGGTGACGATGAATTAACCGGTGTCGGCAATCAATTTGGTATGGGTGAAATTGATAACTTAACCGGGGGATTCGGAAGAGATACTTTTAGTTTAGGAGATAAAAACAACGTCTTCTACCAAGGGAAAGGAATCTTTGACTACGCCTTAATTACAGATTTCCGAGCTAGTCAGGATACTATCGTGCTAAAAGGTGAAGCATCCGATTACGTATTGGGAGCCATTGACAATAGTGAA comes from Rivularia sp. PCC 7116 and encodes:
- a CDS encoding peroxidase family protein, which produces MIQFRTINGSDNHPENLGEAGSLLRRLLKPAYEDGFNLPRGITESQPGNPFIGPSQLPNPRKISNAISAQTKSVPNSIDASDWIWQWGQFLDHDLDLNEGGNEAFFIPVDADDPIADNLPRLGVAQSQLNVNVNARQASASALQPSGLILPFLGNTAPENLPAVDSLVSNAEVREENAEVGIAQLESPSQRQAGTPFIPLTRITAAPGTGIEGKPRQQVNLITSFIDGSQVYGSEKDRADFLRANSSGELKSQNINGEELLPFNTANPPFPNGNPLGLPQEELFIAGDPRANEQVGLTAAHTLFVREHNSIAEDIARRIAAGDSDILNLLEHSGLSKNDFIYESARKVIGAQIQQITYNDYLPLLIGKNLVENYSGYKPNVDPRISQEFANVSFRLGHSQLSPELRRVNPDGTSAGTIPLGEAFFTPDKIINNGADSLLAGLTTQQSQAVDNLVVDGVRNFLFGVGTDAPATGGFDLAAVNIQRGRDVGLPSYNDARRALGLRPATAFLTTDRRQGITSDPEVAARFASIYDSVEQVDFWIGGISEDPVNGGLVGELFSKVLIDQFTRLRDGDRFFYLNQLEDLLVLDPDLQTTTLSDIISRNTDPDYIIQENAFIVPNLSIDDANSSKEGLLEFVVNLSDVSSSIVTVDFETIDGTATKGEDYAESKGTLTFNPGETSKTITVNLLNSSVLEDNETVLVKIDNASNQNIEDNLAVSKPIVNREIKGTDFNDYLKGTFGNDLIEGLSGNDKIFGRFGNDYLDGGEGDDKINGDSNFGRRSQLNRKSFSTELSNNDIRQNRFSRLDSNDTQLGGNGNDTLNGGFGKDTQLGGDGNDVLNGDFKFGGFSRNSYRQNRQIESNNLSNLVSKPKNIEFGSGFLNSDDVQIGGNGNDTLNGGFGDDELTGVGNQFGMGEIDNLTGGFGRDTFSLGDKNNVFYQGKGIFDYALITDFRASQDTIVLKGEASDYVLGAIDNSELPRGTGLYFDANKSGDFTVGVDDLIAVVTQKISNFEQGFSFV